A genomic region of Saccopteryx bilineata isolate mSacBil1 chromosome 1, mSacBil1_pri_phased_curated, whole genome shotgun sequence contains the following coding sequences:
- the COMP gene encoding cartilage oligomeric matrix protein isoform X3, translating into MECDACGMQPVHTLGVSVRPLPQCAPNYCFPGVACTMTASGARCGPCPAGFTGNGSQCIDINECNAHPCFPRVRCINTSPGFRCEACPPGYSGPTHEGVGLALAKANKQVCTDINECETGQHDCVPNSVCINTRGSFQCGQCQPGFVGNQASGCRQRTQSFCPDGTPSTCHEKADCVLERDGSRSCVCAIGWAGNGLFCGQDTDLDGFPDEKLRCSERHCRKDNCVTVPNSGQEDVDRDGIGDACDPDADGDGILNEEDNCPLVRNPDQRNSDDDKWGDACDNCPTQKNEDQKDTDQDGQGDACDDDIDHDRIKNTVDNCPRVSNSDQKDSDGDGVGDVCDNCPQKSNPDQRDVDHDFVGDACDSDQDQDGDGHQDSRDNCPTVPNSTQQDSDRDGQGDDCDEDDDGDGVPDIRDNCRLVPNPGQEDSDRDGVGDVCQGDFDADKVVDKIDVCPENAEVTLTDFRAFQTVVLDPEGDAQIDPNWVVLNQGMEIVQTMNSDPGLAVGYTAFNGVDFEGTFHVNTVTDDDYAGFIFGYQDSSSFYVVMWKQMEQTYWQANPFRAVAEPGIQLKAVKSSTGPGEQLRNALWHTGDTASQVRLLWKDPRNVGWKDKTSYRWFLQHRPQVGYIRVRFYEGPKLVADSNVVLDTTMRGGRLGVFCFSQENIIWANLRYRCNDTIPEDYETQRLLQA; encoded by the exons ATGGAGTGTGACGCGTGCG gGATGCAGCCTGTGCACACCCTCGGCGTCAGCGTGCGGCCCCTACCCCAGTGCGCGCCCAACTACTGCTTCCCAGGCGTGGCCTGTACCATGACCGCGAGCGGGGCGCGCTGCGGACCCTGCCCTGCAGGCTTCACAGGCAACGGCTCGCAGTGCATCGACATCAACGAG TGTAATGCCCATCCCTGCTTCCCCCGGGTCCGCTGCATCAACACCAGCCCTGGCTTCCGCTGTGAAGCCTGCCCACCAGGGTACAGCGGCCCCACTCACGAGGGCGTGGGGTTGGCTTTAGCCAAGGCCAACAAGCAG GTTTGCACGGACATTAATGAGTGTGAGACTGGGCAGCATGATTGCGTCCCCAACTCCGTGTGCATCAACACCCGG GGTTCCTTCCAGTGTGGCCAGTGCCAGCCGGGCTTCGTGGGCAACCAAGCTTCTGGCTGCCGTCAGCGCACACAGTCCTTCTGCCCCGATGGCACGCCCAGCACATGCCACGAGAAAGCCGACTGCGTTCTGGAGCGCGATGGCTCCCGGTCTTGTGTG TGTGCCATTGGCTGGGCTGGCAATGGGCTTTTTTGCGGCCAAGACACGGACCTGGACGGCTTCCCGGATGAGAAGCTGCGCTGCTCAGAGCGCCACTGCCGCAAG GACAACTGCGTGACTGTGCCCAACTCAGGGCAGGAGGATGTGGATCGTGATGGCATCGGAGACGCCTGTGACCCTGATGCAGACGGGGACGGGATCCTCAACGAAGAG GACAACTGCCCGCTAGTACGGAACCCAGACCAGCGCAATTCAGACGACGACAAGTGGGGAGACGCGTGCGATAACTGCCCAACCCAGAAGAACGAAGACCAGAAGGACACAGATCAGGATGGCCAAGGCGACGCCTGCGATGACGACATCGACCATGATC GGATAAAAAACACTGTGGACAACTGCCCCAGGGTGTCCAACTCGGACCAGAAGGACAGTGATGGCGATGGTGTAGGGGATGTCTGTGATAACTGTCCCCAGAAGAGCAACCCAGACCAG AGGGATGTGGACCACGACTTTGTGGGAGATGCTTGTGACAGTGACCAAGACCA GGATGGAGATGGGCACCAGGACTCACGGGACAACTGCCCCACAGTGCCCAACAGCACCCAGCAGGACTCAGACCGCGATGGACAGGGTGATGACTGTGACGAGGATGACGACGGCGACGGGGTCCCTGACATTAGGGACAACTGCCGCTTGGTGCCCAACCCAGGCCAGGAAGATTCAGATC GGGATGGTGTAGGTGACGTGTGCCAGGGCGACTTCGATGCCGACAAGGTGGTGGACAAGATAGATGTGTGTCCGGAGAATGCCGAGGTCACCCTCACTGATTTTCGGGCCTTCCAGACGGTGGTACTGGACCCAGAGGGCGATGCACAAATAGACCCCAACTGGGTGGTACTCAACCAG GGGATGGAGATCGTGCAAACAATGAACAGCGACCCTGGTCTGGCTGTGG GTTACACAGCTTTCAATGGCGTGGACTTTGAAGGCACATTCCATGTGAACACTGTCACAGACGATGACTATGCTGGCTTCATCTTTGGCTACCAGGACAGTTCGAGTTTCTATGTGGTCATGTGGAAGCAGATGGAGCAGACCTATTGGCAGGCCAACCCCTTCCGCGCAGTGGCTGAACCTGGTATCCAGCTAAAG GCCGTGAAGTCCTCCACAGGCCCAGGGGAGCAGCTGCGGAATGCGTTGTGGCACACGGGGGACACAGCGTCACAGGTGCGGCTGCTGTGGAAGGACCCCCGCAATGTGGGCTGGAAGGACAAGACATCTTACCGCTGGTTCCTGCAGCACCGGCCCCAAGTGGGCTACATCAG aGTGCGGTTCTACGAGGGCCCTAAGCTGGTGGCTGACAGCAATGTGGTCTTGGACACAACCATGCGGGGTGGCCGCCTGGGTGTCTTTTGCTTCTCCCAGGAGAACATCATCTGGGCCAACCTGCGCTACCGCTGCAATG ACACCATCCCAGAAGACTATGAGACACAGCGGCTGCTGCAGGCCTAG
- the COMP gene encoding cartilage oligomeric matrix protein isoform X1 yields the protein MAMVLTAACVLLLSLAALGASGQGQIQLAPPIGAGANLGPQMLRELQETNAALREVRELLRQQVKEITLLKNTVMECDACGMQPVHTLGVSVRPLPQCAPNYCFPGVACTMTASGARCGPCPAGFTGNGSQCIDINECNAHPCFPRVRCINTSPGFRCEACPPGYSGPTHEGVGLALAKANKQVCTDINECETGQHDCVPNSVCINTRGSFQCGQCQPGFVGNQASGCRQRTQSFCPDGTPSTCHEKADCVLERDGSRSCVCAIGWAGNGLFCGQDTDLDGFPDEKLRCSERHCRKDNCVTVPNSGQEDVDRDGIGDACDPDADGDGILNEEDNCPLVRNPDQRNSDDDKWGDACDNCPTQKNEDQKDTDQDGQGDACDDDIDHDRIKNTVDNCPRVSNSDQKDSDGDGVGDVCDNCPQKSNPDQRDVDHDFVGDACDSDQDQDGDGHQDSRDNCPTVPNSTQQDSDRDGQGDDCDEDDDGDGVPDIRDNCRLVPNPGQEDSDRDGVGDVCQGDFDADKVVDKIDVCPENAEVTLTDFRAFQTVVLDPEGDAQIDPNWVVLNQGMEIVQTMNSDPGLAVGYTAFNGVDFEGTFHVNTVTDDDYAGFIFGYQDSSSFYVVMWKQMEQTYWQANPFRAVAEPGIQLKAVKSSTGPGEQLRNALWHTGDTASQVRLLWKDPRNVGWKDKTSYRWFLQHRPQVGYIRVRFYEGPKLVADSNVVLDTTMRGGRLGVFCFSQENIIWANLRYRCNDTIPEDYETQRLLQA from the exons ATGGCCATGGTTCTCACAGCCGCCTGCGTTCTCCTGCTCTCCCTGGCTGCCCTTGGCGCGTCGGGTCAGGGCCAGATACAGCTGG CGCCCCCTATTGGCGCAGGTGCAAACCTGGGCCCACAGATGCTGCGTGAACTGCAGGAGACCAACGCAGCGCTGCGGGAAGTGCGGGAGCTGTTGCGGCAGCAG GTCAAGGAGATCACGCTCCTGAAAAACACGGTGATGGAGTGTGACGCGTGCG gGATGCAGCCTGTGCACACCCTCGGCGTCAGCGTGCGGCCCCTACCCCAGTGCGCGCCCAACTACTGCTTCCCAGGCGTGGCCTGTACCATGACCGCGAGCGGGGCGCGCTGCGGACCCTGCCCTGCAGGCTTCACAGGCAACGGCTCGCAGTGCATCGACATCAACGAG TGTAATGCCCATCCCTGCTTCCCCCGGGTCCGCTGCATCAACACCAGCCCTGGCTTCCGCTGTGAAGCCTGCCCACCAGGGTACAGCGGCCCCACTCACGAGGGCGTGGGGTTGGCTTTAGCCAAGGCCAACAAGCAG GTTTGCACGGACATTAATGAGTGTGAGACTGGGCAGCATGATTGCGTCCCCAACTCCGTGTGCATCAACACCCGG GGTTCCTTCCAGTGTGGCCAGTGCCAGCCGGGCTTCGTGGGCAACCAAGCTTCTGGCTGCCGTCAGCGCACACAGTCCTTCTGCCCCGATGGCACGCCCAGCACATGCCACGAGAAAGCCGACTGCGTTCTGGAGCGCGATGGCTCCCGGTCTTGTGTG TGTGCCATTGGCTGGGCTGGCAATGGGCTTTTTTGCGGCCAAGACACGGACCTGGACGGCTTCCCGGATGAGAAGCTGCGCTGCTCAGAGCGCCACTGCCGCAAG GACAACTGCGTGACTGTGCCCAACTCAGGGCAGGAGGATGTGGATCGTGATGGCATCGGAGACGCCTGTGACCCTGATGCAGACGGGGACGGGATCCTCAACGAAGAG GACAACTGCCCGCTAGTACGGAACCCAGACCAGCGCAATTCAGACGACGACAAGTGGGGAGACGCGTGCGATAACTGCCCAACCCAGAAGAACGAAGACCAGAAGGACACAGATCAGGATGGCCAAGGCGACGCCTGCGATGACGACATCGACCATGATC GGATAAAAAACACTGTGGACAACTGCCCCAGGGTGTCCAACTCGGACCAGAAGGACAGTGATGGCGATGGTGTAGGGGATGTCTGTGATAACTGTCCCCAGAAGAGCAACCCAGACCAG AGGGATGTGGACCACGACTTTGTGGGAGATGCTTGTGACAGTGACCAAGACCA GGATGGAGATGGGCACCAGGACTCACGGGACAACTGCCCCACAGTGCCCAACAGCACCCAGCAGGACTCAGACCGCGATGGACAGGGTGATGACTGTGACGAGGATGACGACGGCGACGGGGTCCCTGACATTAGGGACAACTGCCGCTTGGTGCCCAACCCAGGCCAGGAAGATTCAGATC GGGATGGTGTAGGTGACGTGTGCCAGGGCGACTTCGATGCCGACAAGGTGGTGGACAAGATAGATGTGTGTCCGGAGAATGCCGAGGTCACCCTCACTGATTTTCGGGCCTTCCAGACGGTGGTACTGGACCCAGAGGGCGATGCACAAATAGACCCCAACTGGGTGGTACTCAACCAG GGGATGGAGATCGTGCAAACAATGAACAGCGACCCTGGTCTGGCTGTGG GTTACACAGCTTTCAATGGCGTGGACTTTGAAGGCACATTCCATGTGAACACTGTCACAGACGATGACTATGCTGGCTTCATCTTTGGCTACCAGGACAGTTCGAGTTTCTATGTGGTCATGTGGAAGCAGATGGAGCAGACCTATTGGCAGGCCAACCCCTTCCGCGCAGTGGCTGAACCTGGTATCCAGCTAAAG GCCGTGAAGTCCTCCACAGGCCCAGGGGAGCAGCTGCGGAATGCGTTGTGGCACACGGGGGACACAGCGTCACAGGTGCGGCTGCTGTGGAAGGACCCCCGCAATGTGGGCTGGAAGGACAAGACATCTTACCGCTGGTTCCTGCAGCACCGGCCCCAAGTGGGCTACATCAG aGTGCGGTTCTACGAGGGCCCTAAGCTGGTGGCTGACAGCAATGTGGTCTTGGACACAACCATGCGGGGTGGCCGCCTGGGTGTCTTTTGCTTCTCCCAGGAGAACATCATCTGGGCCAACCTGCGCTACCGCTGCAATG ACACCATCCCAGAAGACTATGAGACACAGCGGCTGCTGCAGGCCTAG
- the COMP gene encoding cartilage oligomeric matrix protein isoform X2, which produces MAMVLTAACVLLLSLAALGASGQGQIQLGANLGPQMLRELQETNAALREVRELLRQQVKEITLLKNTVMECDACGMQPVHTLGVSVRPLPQCAPNYCFPGVACTMTASGARCGPCPAGFTGNGSQCIDINECNAHPCFPRVRCINTSPGFRCEACPPGYSGPTHEGVGLALAKANKQVCTDINECETGQHDCVPNSVCINTRGSFQCGQCQPGFVGNQASGCRQRTQSFCPDGTPSTCHEKADCVLERDGSRSCVCAIGWAGNGLFCGQDTDLDGFPDEKLRCSERHCRKDNCVTVPNSGQEDVDRDGIGDACDPDADGDGILNEEDNCPLVRNPDQRNSDDDKWGDACDNCPTQKNEDQKDTDQDGQGDACDDDIDHDRIKNTVDNCPRVSNSDQKDSDGDGVGDVCDNCPQKSNPDQRDVDHDFVGDACDSDQDQDGDGHQDSRDNCPTVPNSTQQDSDRDGQGDDCDEDDDGDGVPDIRDNCRLVPNPGQEDSDRDGVGDVCQGDFDADKVVDKIDVCPENAEVTLTDFRAFQTVVLDPEGDAQIDPNWVVLNQGMEIVQTMNSDPGLAVGYTAFNGVDFEGTFHVNTVTDDDYAGFIFGYQDSSSFYVVMWKQMEQTYWQANPFRAVAEPGIQLKAVKSSTGPGEQLRNALWHTGDTASQVRLLWKDPRNVGWKDKTSYRWFLQHRPQVGYIRVRFYEGPKLVADSNVVLDTTMRGGRLGVFCFSQENIIWANLRYRCNDTIPEDYETQRLLQA; this is translated from the exons ATGGCCATGGTTCTCACAGCCGCCTGCGTTCTCCTGCTCTCCCTGGCTGCCCTTGGCGCGTCGGGTCAGGGCCAGATACAGCTGG GTGCAAACCTGGGCCCACAGATGCTGCGTGAACTGCAGGAGACCAACGCAGCGCTGCGGGAAGTGCGGGAGCTGTTGCGGCAGCAG GTCAAGGAGATCACGCTCCTGAAAAACACGGTGATGGAGTGTGACGCGTGCG gGATGCAGCCTGTGCACACCCTCGGCGTCAGCGTGCGGCCCCTACCCCAGTGCGCGCCCAACTACTGCTTCCCAGGCGTGGCCTGTACCATGACCGCGAGCGGGGCGCGCTGCGGACCCTGCCCTGCAGGCTTCACAGGCAACGGCTCGCAGTGCATCGACATCAACGAG TGTAATGCCCATCCCTGCTTCCCCCGGGTCCGCTGCATCAACACCAGCCCTGGCTTCCGCTGTGAAGCCTGCCCACCAGGGTACAGCGGCCCCACTCACGAGGGCGTGGGGTTGGCTTTAGCCAAGGCCAACAAGCAG GTTTGCACGGACATTAATGAGTGTGAGACTGGGCAGCATGATTGCGTCCCCAACTCCGTGTGCATCAACACCCGG GGTTCCTTCCAGTGTGGCCAGTGCCAGCCGGGCTTCGTGGGCAACCAAGCTTCTGGCTGCCGTCAGCGCACACAGTCCTTCTGCCCCGATGGCACGCCCAGCACATGCCACGAGAAAGCCGACTGCGTTCTGGAGCGCGATGGCTCCCGGTCTTGTGTG TGTGCCATTGGCTGGGCTGGCAATGGGCTTTTTTGCGGCCAAGACACGGACCTGGACGGCTTCCCGGATGAGAAGCTGCGCTGCTCAGAGCGCCACTGCCGCAAG GACAACTGCGTGACTGTGCCCAACTCAGGGCAGGAGGATGTGGATCGTGATGGCATCGGAGACGCCTGTGACCCTGATGCAGACGGGGACGGGATCCTCAACGAAGAG GACAACTGCCCGCTAGTACGGAACCCAGACCAGCGCAATTCAGACGACGACAAGTGGGGAGACGCGTGCGATAACTGCCCAACCCAGAAGAACGAAGACCAGAAGGACACAGATCAGGATGGCCAAGGCGACGCCTGCGATGACGACATCGACCATGATC GGATAAAAAACACTGTGGACAACTGCCCCAGGGTGTCCAACTCGGACCAGAAGGACAGTGATGGCGATGGTGTAGGGGATGTCTGTGATAACTGTCCCCAGAAGAGCAACCCAGACCAG AGGGATGTGGACCACGACTTTGTGGGAGATGCTTGTGACAGTGACCAAGACCA GGATGGAGATGGGCACCAGGACTCACGGGACAACTGCCCCACAGTGCCCAACAGCACCCAGCAGGACTCAGACCGCGATGGACAGGGTGATGACTGTGACGAGGATGACGACGGCGACGGGGTCCCTGACATTAGGGACAACTGCCGCTTGGTGCCCAACCCAGGCCAGGAAGATTCAGATC GGGATGGTGTAGGTGACGTGTGCCAGGGCGACTTCGATGCCGACAAGGTGGTGGACAAGATAGATGTGTGTCCGGAGAATGCCGAGGTCACCCTCACTGATTTTCGGGCCTTCCAGACGGTGGTACTGGACCCAGAGGGCGATGCACAAATAGACCCCAACTGGGTGGTACTCAACCAG GGGATGGAGATCGTGCAAACAATGAACAGCGACCCTGGTCTGGCTGTGG GTTACACAGCTTTCAATGGCGTGGACTTTGAAGGCACATTCCATGTGAACACTGTCACAGACGATGACTATGCTGGCTTCATCTTTGGCTACCAGGACAGTTCGAGTTTCTATGTGGTCATGTGGAAGCAGATGGAGCAGACCTATTGGCAGGCCAACCCCTTCCGCGCAGTGGCTGAACCTGGTATCCAGCTAAAG GCCGTGAAGTCCTCCACAGGCCCAGGGGAGCAGCTGCGGAATGCGTTGTGGCACACGGGGGACACAGCGTCACAGGTGCGGCTGCTGTGGAAGGACCCCCGCAATGTGGGCTGGAAGGACAAGACATCTTACCGCTGGTTCCTGCAGCACCGGCCCCAAGTGGGCTACATCAG aGTGCGGTTCTACGAGGGCCCTAAGCTGGTGGCTGACAGCAATGTGGTCTTGGACACAACCATGCGGGGTGGCCGCCTGGGTGTCTTTTGCTTCTCCCAGGAGAACATCATCTGGGCCAACCTGCGCTACCGCTGCAATG ACACCATCCCAGAAGACTATGAGACACAGCGGCTGCTGCAGGCCTAG